From the Candidatus Bathyarchaeota archaeon A05DMB-5 genome, the window TTCTCGGAAAAACCCTTTGCGAGGGCAAAATAGTTTTTCAGGTCAAAGAAGAATTTTACAAAGGAAAAAAAGTAAGCATTGAAGAAGCTATGGCTATGATAGAAAATTCAACAATAGTAAACATGGTAGGTACGCATGTTGTTAAAAAAGCCGTGGAAAAGGGATATGTGCATCCAGAAGCGATTCTTAATATAGAGGGGATACCCCACGCGCAAATCGTAAAAATGTAGGGTACAATGTGCTCATTAATTTATGTTAGAGAGAACATAGAGCCCCCTAAACTCACAACATGATAATGCTATTTTTTACACATAACTAAAGCATATTTTCAAGGACAAGATTTAACTGCTAAAAAGGATAGGAAAAGACT encodes:
- a CDS encoding DUF424 family protein; amino-acid sequence: MDVYIKLRKIGNNVLLAMCDAEVLGKTLCEGKIVFQVKEEFYKGKKVSIEEAMAMIENSTIVNMVGTHVVKKAVEKGYVHPEAILNIEGIPHAQIVKM